A single genomic interval of Amblyomma americanum isolate KBUSLIRL-KWMA chromosome 11, ASM5285725v1, whole genome shotgun sequence harbors:
- the LOC144109426 gene encoding uncharacterized protein LOC144109426: protein MEPGVQFSRATPGLVTADPKLGVLSGENMSQQLHQSPLCDQSFTKKNCLEQHLLTQTDDRPYKCNHCGRSFAQKITLVHHIRIHTGERPYKCNHCDSSFSRKNSLDKHLRIHTGERPYKCDHCGNSFVEKGALVQHLRTHTGERPYKCDHCESSFARNFSLVQHLRTHTGERPYNCEHCGNSFAEKGTLVNHLRTHTGERPFQCQLCPMVFTQRTALAKHVRAHKSERSYQCQFCTKTFKEKQGLKRHENNKHVSKTTVPQSFDTSSQH from the exons ATGGAGCCAGGTGTTCAATTTTCTCGGGCTACCCCAG GCCTGGTCACAGCTGATCCCAAGCTCGGAGTGCTGTCTGGGGAGAACATGAGtcagcagctgcaccagtccCCCCTCTGCGATCAGAGCTTCACGAAGAAAAACTGCCTAGAGCAGCACCTTCTGACCCAAACGGATGACCGTCCCTACAAGTGTAATCATTGTGGGAGGAGCTTTGCTCAAAAGATCACCCTGGTCCACCACATTCGtatccacacgggtgagcgtccatacaagtgtaaccactgtgacagcagcttttctcgaAAGAACAGCCTGGACAAACACCTTCGcatccacacgggtgagcgtccatacaagtgtgaccactgtgggaACAGCTTTGTTGAAAAAGGCGCACTAGTGcaacaccttcgcacccacaccggtgagcgaccatacaagtgtgaccactgtgagagCAGCTTTGCTCGAAACTTCAGCCTGGTTCAACACCTgcgcacccacacgggtgagagACCATACAACTGTGAGCATTGTGGGAACAGCTTTGCTGAGAAAGGCACACTGGTGAatcaccttcgcacccacacgggtgagagaccattccagtgccagctctgccccatggTCTTTACACAGCGTACAGCCCTTGCTAAGCATGTGCGAGCCCATAAGAGTGAAAGATCTTATCAGTGTCAGTTTTGCACAAAGACGTTTAAAGAAAAACAGGGTTTAAAACGCCATGAGAACAACAAACACGTTTCAAAAACAACGGTTCCTCAAAGTTTTGATACCTCTTCCCAGCATTAA